The following coding sequences are from one Bombus terrestris chromosome 14, iyBomTerr1.2, whole genome shotgun sequence window:
- the LOC100644861 gene encoding uncharacterized protein LOC100644861 isoform X4 yields MLLVGTVNGWTLASVRTEIVKARRIPLRLIYDESSWIVPLTGMIGSLVAAQLADRKGRKYCLFLSSIMFTLGWFIIYTETSSPMTYLAWVILGIAVGIAHTINPMYVSEIADINHRGALSTIITANFFIGKLVTCIVPLLLTNKPLLLFLVTVSFISLWLNTCFPETPYFLAAKGKKQEACKSIQYYKGIVDPQRVNVELRALRAQARNKSHLQSSYELEQQPRGDLHSQSIPSIHSEVIFEKHPQPTGEVRLQHSRDTPELPLQPQRELRSQSTSELHRPPTSQIYRTPICDIHRSPTNQIYGRSESELTRWVTNQIYQPPTSRIHLSPTSQIHLSSTSAIHTEPTSEMHRQSTSQVQPEPRSEIQASSTSQIYRPSTSAIHPEPTSESHRQPTSQVHPQPTNEEHELSTSQIHRTSTSQTHRPSSSEMLRPPTSQIYRPPICDILRSPSNQIYGRSVRELNRWATNETYRPPTSQIYRPPRHETFRSSTEQMYGRSIREILLSATNEIYQPSTSQIRRSPTSQIHRPSTSAIHPEPISEMHRQSISQVQPEPTSEIQAPSSSQIHRPSTSQTHRPYTSEIQPEPRSETHLEDTSEIHTSNLITQSCLTKLKLILQRSNRKALFIMLGLIMAQHLSGNFITVQDLQLVLKEAKVVNDLYGGMIAIQFIKFLSNGLTMFMVDLVGRRKLLILSTFGSSLTLTIRATYLLLGMFKIDVSIVSLLPVIDLIIYQVLFQIGLGTLPYVLLCELFPTELMGFVAAIIVIFDYIIGFSVSKLHLEILDKIGLCVTSYIFAIACSTTFLMVGLWVPETKGRTYQQIEALLDGNNLNSSSEEVILDDEMETQGI; encoded by the coding sequence ATGTTGCTAGTCGGTACAGTCAACGGATGGACACTGGCTTCTGTTCGCACGGAAATAGTCAAAGCCCGCAGAATACCGCTAAGGTTAATATACGACGAAAGTTCATGGATCGTTCCTTTGACAGGAATGATCGGTTCACTTGTGGCTGCCCAGTTGGCCGATCGCAAGGGTCGTAAATACTGCCTCTTTCTATCCAGCATAATGTTCACCTTAGGCTGGTTCATCATCTACACCGAAACTAGCAGCCCAATGACATACCTTGCTTGGGTGATTCTCGGTATAGCCGTTGGTATTGCCCATACGATAAATCCAATGTACGTGTCAGAAATCGCCGACATCAACCACAGAGGCGCTCTAAGTACTATAATCACAGCGAACTTTTTCATCGGGAAACTGGTAACCTGCATCGTACCACTCTTGCTGACGAACAAGCCACTCCTGTTGTTTCTTGTAACAGTATCCTTTATATCCTTGTGGCTGAATACGTGTTTCCCCGAAACTCCGTATTTCTTGGCGGCAAAAGGTAAAAAGCAGGAAGCATGCAAGTCGATACAATATTACAAAGGCATTGTAGATCCCCAAAGAGTGAATGTCGAACTACGTGCTCTACGTGCACAAGCCAGAAACAAATCACACCTACAATCCAGTTACGAATTAGAACAACAACCCAGAGGCGATTTACACTCACAATCCATACCCTCAATACACTCAGAAGTCATATTCGAAAAGCACCCGCAACCCACAGGTGAAGTACGCTTACAACACTCGCGCGACACACCCGAATTACCCCTACAACCCCAGCGCGAATTACGCTCTCAATCCACAAGCGAATTACACCGACCACCTACAAGCCAAATATACCGAACACCCATATGCGACATACACCGATCACCCACAAACCAAATATACGGACGATCCGAAAGCGAGTTAACCCGATGGGTCACAAACCAAATATACCAACCACCTACAAGCCGAATACACCTGTCACCAACAAGCCAAATACATCTATCATCCACAAGCGCAATACACACAGAACCCACAAGCGAAATGCACCGACAATCCACAAGCCAGGTACAGCCAGAACCCAGAAGCGAAATACAAGCATCATCCACAAGCCAAATATATCGACCATCTACAAGCGCAATACACCCAGAACCCACAAGCGAATCGCACCGACAACCCACAAGCCAGGTACACCCACAGCCCACAAACGAAGAACATGAACTATCCACAAGTCAAATACATAGAACATCTACAAGCCAAACGCACCGACCATCCTCAAGCGAAATGCTACGACCACCTACAAGCCAAATATACCGACCACCCATATGCGACATACTCCGATCACCCTCAAATCAAATATACGGACGATCCGTACGCGAGTTAAACCGATGGGCCACAAACGAAACATACCGACCACCTACAAGCCAAATATACCGACCACCCAGACACGAAACATTTCGATCATCCACAGAACAAATGTACGGACGATCCATACGCGAAATACTCCTATCTGCCACAAACGAAATATACCAACCATCCACAAGCCAAATACGACGATCACCCACAAGCCAAATACATCGACCATCTACAAGCGCAATACACCCAGAACCTATAAGCGAAATGCACCGACAATCCATAAGCCAGGTACAACCAGAACCCACAAGCGAAATACAAGCACCATCCTCAAGCCAAATACATCGACCATCTACAAGCCAAACGCACCGACCATACACAAGCGAAATACAACCAGAACCCAGAAGCGAAACACACTTGGAAGACACAAGCGAAATACACACAAGCAATTTAATCACACAATCCTGTTTAACCAAGCTGAAATTAATACTACAACGAAGCAACCGGAAAGCTCTGTTTATCATGCTTGGCTTGATTATGGCACAACATCTTAGCGGAAACTTCATCACTGTGCAGGATTTGCAACTGGttttaaaagaagcaaaagTCGTTAACGATCTATACGGAGGGATGATTGCCATCCAGTTTATCAAGTTTCTATCTAACGGTTTAACCATGTTTATGGTGGATTTGGTTGGAAGGAGAAAACTTTTGATTCTATCTACGTTTGGGTCGAGTCTTACATTGACTATTCGAGCAACTTATCTTTTGTTAGGTATGTTTAAGATTGACGTTTCCATCGTCTCTCTGCTTCCCGTTATCGACTTAATTATATATCAAGTACTGTTTCAAATTGGTTTAGGTACATTACCCTATGTTCTCCTATGCGAGTTATTTCCTACGGAACTAATGGGGTTTGTTGCTGCCATCATTGTGATTTTCGATTATATAATTGGCTTTTCCGTGTCGAAACTGCATCTAGAGATTCTCGATAAGATAGGGTTGTGCGTGACTTCCTACATCTTCGCTATAGCATGCAGTACGACATTTCTGATGGTGGGGCTATGGGTACCGGAAACGAAAGGAAGAACATATCAGCAGATTGAAGCGCTTCTAGATGGTAATAATTTGAATTCTTCGAGTGAAGAAGTTATACTCGATGATGAAATGGAAACTCAAGGTATATGA
- the LOC100644861 gene encoding uncharacterized protein LOC100644861 isoform X1: MSQRSTDRERLSESEVIFLAPSSVVRESRSRFNPEWRQCLSITVATLTMLLVGTVNGWTLASVRTEIVKARRIPLRLIYDESSWIVPLTGMIGSLVAAQLADRKGRKYCLFLSSIMFTLGWFIIYTETSSPMTYLAWVILGIAVGIAHTINPMYVSEIADINHRGALSTIITANFFIGKLVTCIVPLLLTNKPLLLFLVTVSFISLWLNTCFPETPYFLAAKGKKQEACKSIQYYKGIVDPQRVNVELRALRAQARNKSHLQSSYELEQQPRGDLHSQSIPSIHSEVIFEKHPQPTGEVRLQHSRDTPELPLQPQRELRSQSTSELHRPPTSQIYRTPICDIHRSPTNQIYGRSESELTRWVTNQIYQPPTSRIHLSPTSQIHLSSTSAIHTEPTSEMHRQSTSQVQPEPRSEIQASSTSQIYRPSTSAIHPEPTSESHRQPTSQVHPQPTNEEHELSTSQIHRTSTSQTHRPSSSEMLRPPTSQIYRPPICDILRSPSNQIYGRSVRELNRWATNETYRPPTSQIYRPPRHETFRSSTEQMYGRSIREILLSATNEIYQPSTSQIRRSPTSQIHRPSTSAIHPEPISEMHRQSISQVQPEPTSEIQAPSSSQIHRPSTSQTHRPYTSEIQPEPRSETHLEDTSEIHTSNLITQSCLTKLKLILQRSNRKALFIMLGLIMAQHLSGNFITVQDLQLVLKEAKVVNDLYGGMIAIQFIKFLSNGLTMFMVDLVGRRKLLILSTFGSSLTLTIRATYLLLGMFKIDVSIVSLLPVIDLIIYQVLFQIGLGTLPYVLLCELFPTELMGFVAAIIVIFDYIIGFSVSKLHLEILDKIGLCVTSYIFAIACSTTFLMVGLWVPETKGRTYQQIEALLDGNNLNSSSEEVILDDEMETQGI, from the exons GATCGCGAGAGATTGTCTGAGAGCGAAGTTATATTTCTTGCCCCATCTTCGGTGGTAAGAGAATCTCGTAGTCGCTTCAATCCAGAATGGCGGCAATGCCTATCAATTACTGTTG CAACGTTAACCATGTTGCTAGTCGGTACAGTCAACGGATGGACACTGGCTTCTGTTCGCACGGAAATAGTCAAAGCCCGCAGAATACCGCTAAGGTTAATATACGACGAAAGTTCATGGATCGTTCCTTTGACAGGAATGATCGGTTCACTTGTGGCTGCCCAGTTGGCCGATCGCAAGGGTCGTAAATACTGCCTCTTTCTATCCAGCATAATGTTCACCTTAGGCTGGTTCATCATCTACACCGAAACTAGCAGCCCAATGACATACCTTGCTTGGGTGATTCTCGGTATAGCCGTTGGTATTGCCCATACGATAAATCCAATGTACGTGTCAGAAATCGCCGACATCAACCACAGAGGCGCTCTAAGTACTATAATCACAGCGAACTTTTTCATCGGGAAACTGGTAACCTGCATCGTACCACTCTTGCTGACGAACAAGCCACTCCTGTTGTTTCTTGTAACAGTATCCTTTATATCCTTGTGGCTGAATACGTGTTTCCCCGAAACTCCGTATTTCTTGGCGGCAAAAGGTAAAAAGCAGGAAGCATGCAAGTCGATACAATATTACAAAGGCATTGTAGATCCCCAAAGAGTGAATGTCGAACTACGTGCTCTACGTGCACAAGCCAGAAACAAATCACACCTACAATCCAGTTACGAATTAGAACAACAACCCAGAGGCGATTTACACTCACAATCCATACCCTCAATACACTCAGAAGTCATATTCGAAAAGCACCCGCAACCCACAGGTGAAGTACGCTTACAACACTCGCGCGACACACCCGAATTACCCCTACAACCCCAGCGCGAATTACGCTCTCAATCCACAAGCGAATTACACCGACCACCTACAAGCCAAATATACCGAACACCCATATGCGACATACACCGATCACCCACAAACCAAATATACGGACGATCCGAAAGCGAGTTAACCCGATGGGTCACAAACCAAATATACCAACCACCTACAAGCCGAATACACCTGTCACCAACAAGCCAAATACATCTATCATCCACAAGCGCAATACACACAGAACCCACAAGCGAAATGCACCGACAATCCACAAGCCAGGTACAGCCAGAACCCAGAAGCGAAATACAAGCATCATCCACAAGCCAAATATATCGACCATCTACAAGCGCAATACACCCAGAACCCACAAGCGAATCGCACCGACAACCCACAAGCCAGGTACACCCACAGCCCACAAACGAAGAACATGAACTATCCACAAGTCAAATACATAGAACATCTACAAGCCAAACGCACCGACCATCCTCAAGCGAAATGCTACGACCACCTACAAGCCAAATATACCGACCACCCATATGCGACATACTCCGATCACCCTCAAATCAAATATACGGACGATCCGTACGCGAGTTAAACCGATGGGCCACAAACGAAACATACCGACCACCTACAAGCCAAATATACCGACCACCCAGACACGAAACATTTCGATCATCCACAGAACAAATGTACGGACGATCCATACGCGAAATACTCCTATCTGCCACAAACGAAATATACCAACCATCCACAAGCCAAATACGACGATCACCCACAAGCCAAATACATCGACCATCTACAAGCGCAATACACCCAGAACCTATAAGCGAAATGCACCGACAATCCATAAGCCAGGTACAACCAGAACCCACAAGCGAAATACAAGCACCATCCTCAAGCCAAATACATCGACCATCTACAAGCCAAACGCACCGACCATACACAAGCGAAATACAACCAGAACCCAGAAGCGAAACACACTTGGAAGACACAAGCGAAATACACACAAGCAATTTAATCACACAATCCTGTTTAACCAAGCTGAAATTAATACTACAACGAAGCAACCGGAAAGCTCTGTTTATCATGCTTGGCTTGATTATGGCACAACATCTTAGCGGAAACTTCATCACTGTGCAGGATTTGCAACTGGttttaaaagaagcaaaagTCGTTAACGATCTATACGGAGGGATGATTGCCATCCAGTTTATCAAGTTTCTATCTAACGGTTTAACCATGTTTATGGTGGATTTGGTTGGAAGGAGAAAACTTTTGATTCTATCTACGTTTGGGTCGAGTCTTACATTGACTATTCGAGCAACTTATCTTTTGTTAGGTATGTTTAAGATTGACGTTTCCATCGTCTCTCTGCTTCCCGTTATCGACTTAATTATATATCAAGTACTGTTTCAAATTGGTTTAGGTACATTACCCTATGTTCTCCTATGCGAGTTATTTCCTACGGAACTAATGGGGTTTGTTGCTGCCATCATTGTGATTTTCGATTATATAATTGGCTTTTCCGTGTCGAAACTGCATCTAGAGATTCTCGATAAGATAGGGTTGTGCGTGACTTCCTACATCTTCGCTATAGCATGCAGTACGACATTTCTGATGGTGGGGCTATGGGTACCGGAAACGAAAGGAAGAACATATCAGCAGATTGAAGCGCTTCTAGATGGTAATAATTTGAATTCTTCGAGTGAAGAAGTTATACTCGATGATGAAATGGAAACTCAAGGTATATGA
- the LOC100644861 gene encoding uncharacterized protein LOC100644861 isoform X3, whose amino-acid sequence MSQRSTDRERLSESEVIFLAPSSVVRESRSRFNPEWRQCLSITVATLTMLLVGTVNGWTLASVRTEIVKARRIPLRLIYDESSWIVPLTGMIGSLVAAQLADRKGRKYCLFLSSIMFTLGWFIIYTETSSPMTYLAWVILGIAVGIAHTINPMYVSEIADINHRGALSTIITANFFIGKLVTCIVPLLLTNKPLLLFLVTVSFISLWLNTCFPETPYFLAAKGKKQEACKSIQYYKGIVDPQRVNVELRALRAQARNKSHLQSSYELEQQPRGDLHSQSIPSIHSEVIFEKHPQPTGEVRLQHSRDTPELPLQPQRELRSQSTSELHRPPTSQIYRTPICDIHRSPTNQIYGRSESELTRWVTNQIYQPPTSRIHLSPTSQIHLSSTSAIHTEPTSEMHRQSTSQVQPEPRSEIQASSTSQIYRPSTSAIHPEPTSESHRQPTSQVHPQPTNEEHELSTSQIHRTSTSQTHRPSSSEMLRPPTSQIYRPPICDILRSPSNQIYGRSVRELNRWATNETYRPPTSQIYRPPRHETFRSSTEQMYGRSIREILLSATNEIYQPSTSQIRRSPTSQIHRPSTSAIHPEPISEMHRQSISQVQPEPTSEIQAPSSSQIHRPSTSQTHRPYTSEIQPEPRSETHLEDTSEIHTSNLITQSCLTKLKLILQRSNRKALFIMLGLIMAQHLSGNFITVQDLQLVLKEAKVVNDLYGGMIAIQFIKFLSNGLTMFMVDLVGRRKLLILSTFGSSLTLTIRATYLLLGTLPYVLLCELFPTELMGFVAAIIVIFDYIIGFSVSKLHLEILDKIGLCVTSYIFAIACSTTFLMVGLWVPETKGRTYQQIEALLDGNNLNSSSEEVILDDEMETQGI is encoded by the exons GATCGCGAGAGATTGTCTGAGAGCGAAGTTATATTTCTTGCCCCATCTTCGGTGGTAAGAGAATCTCGTAGTCGCTTCAATCCAGAATGGCGGCAATGCCTATCAATTACTGTTG CAACGTTAACCATGTTGCTAGTCGGTACAGTCAACGGATGGACACTGGCTTCTGTTCGCACGGAAATAGTCAAAGCCCGCAGAATACCGCTAAGGTTAATATACGACGAAAGTTCATGGATCGTTCCTTTGACAGGAATGATCGGTTCACTTGTGGCTGCCCAGTTGGCCGATCGCAAGGGTCGTAAATACTGCCTCTTTCTATCCAGCATAATGTTCACCTTAGGCTGGTTCATCATCTACACCGAAACTAGCAGCCCAATGACATACCTTGCTTGGGTGATTCTCGGTATAGCCGTTGGTATTGCCCATACGATAAATCCAATGTACGTGTCAGAAATCGCCGACATCAACCACAGAGGCGCTCTAAGTACTATAATCACAGCGAACTTTTTCATCGGGAAACTGGTAACCTGCATCGTACCACTCTTGCTGACGAACAAGCCACTCCTGTTGTTTCTTGTAACAGTATCCTTTATATCCTTGTGGCTGAATACGTGTTTCCCCGAAACTCCGTATTTCTTGGCGGCAAAAGGTAAAAAGCAGGAAGCATGCAAGTCGATACAATATTACAAAGGCATTGTAGATCCCCAAAGAGTGAATGTCGAACTACGTGCTCTACGTGCACAAGCCAGAAACAAATCACACCTACAATCCAGTTACGAATTAGAACAACAACCCAGAGGCGATTTACACTCACAATCCATACCCTCAATACACTCAGAAGTCATATTCGAAAAGCACCCGCAACCCACAGGTGAAGTACGCTTACAACACTCGCGCGACACACCCGAATTACCCCTACAACCCCAGCGCGAATTACGCTCTCAATCCACAAGCGAATTACACCGACCACCTACAAGCCAAATATACCGAACACCCATATGCGACATACACCGATCACCCACAAACCAAATATACGGACGATCCGAAAGCGAGTTAACCCGATGGGTCACAAACCAAATATACCAACCACCTACAAGCCGAATACACCTGTCACCAACAAGCCAAATACATCTATCATCCACAAGCGCAATACACACAGAACCCACAAGCGAAATGCACCGACAATCCACAAGCCAGGTACAGCCAGAACCCAGAAGCGAAATACAAGCATCATCCACAAGCCAAATATATCGACCATCTACAAGCGCAATACACCCAGAACCCACAAGCGAATCGCACCGACAACCCACAAGCCAGGTACACCCACAGCCCACAAACGAAGAACATGAACTATCCACAAGTCAAATACATAGAACATCTACAAGCCAAACGCACCGACCATCCTCAAGCGAAATGCTACGACCACCTACAAGCCAAATATACCGACCACCCATATGCGACATACTCCGATCACCCTCAAATCAAATATACGGACGATCCGTACGCGAGTTAAACCGATGGGCCACAAACGAAACATACCGACCACCTACAAGCCAAATATACCGACCACCCAGACACGAAACATTTCGATCATCCACAGAACAAATGTACGGACGATCCATACGCGAAATACTCCTATCTGCCACAAACGAAATATACCAACCATCCACAAGCCAAATACGACGATCACCCACAAGCCAAATACATCGACCATCTACAAGCGCAATACACCCAGAACCTATAAGCGAAATGCACCGACAATCCATAAGCCAGGTACAACCAGAACCCACAAGCGAAATACAAGCACCATCCTCAAGCCAAATACATCGACCATCTACAAGCCAAACGCACCGACCATACACAAGCGAAATACAACCAGAACCCAGAAGCGAAACACACTTGGAAGACACAAGCGAAATACACACAAGCAATTTAATCACACAATCCTGTTTAACCAAGCTGAAATTAATACTACAACGAAGCAACCGGAAAGCTCTGTTTATCATGCTTGGCTTGATTATGGCACAACATCTTAGCGGAAACTTCATCACTGTGCAGGATTTGCAACTGGttttaaaagaagcaaaagTCGTTAACGATCTATACGGAGGGATGATTGCCATCCAGTTTATCAAGTTTCTATCTAACGGTTTAACCATGTTTATGGTGGATTTGGTTGGAAGGAGAAAACTTTTGATTCTATCTACGTTTGGGTCGAGTCTTACATTGACTATTCGAGCAACTTATCTTTTGTTAG GTACATTACCCTATGTTCTCCTATGCGAGTTATTTCCTACGGAACTAATGGGGTTTGTTGCTGCCATCATTGTGATTTTCGATTATATAATTGGCTTTTCCGTGTCGAAACTGCATCTAGAGATTCTCGATAAGATAGGGTTGTGCGTGACTTCCTACATCTTCGCTATAGCATGCAGTACGACATTTCTGATGGTGGGGCTATGGGTACCGGAAACGAAAGGAAGAACATATCAGCAGATTGAAGCGCTTCTAGATGGTAATAATTTGAATTCTTCGAGTGAAGAAGTTATACTCGATGATGAAATGGAAACTCAAGGTATATGA
- the LOC100644861 gene encoding uncharacterized protein LOC100644861 isoform X2 has translation MSQRSTDRERLSESEVIFLAPSSVVRESRSRFNPEWRQCLSITVATLTMLLVGTVNGWTLASVRTEIVKARRIPLRLIYDESSWIVPLTGMIGSLVAAQLADRKGRKYCLFLSSIMFTLGWFIIYTETSSPMTYLAWVILGIAVGIAHTINPMYVSEIADINHRGALSTIITANFFIGKLVTCIVPLLLTNKPLLLFLVTVSFISLWLNTCFPETPYFLAAKGKKQEACKSIQYYKGIVDPQRVNVELRALRAQARNKSHLQSSYELEQQPRGDLHSQSIPSIHSEVIFEKHPQPTGEVRLQHSRDTPELPLQPQRELRSQSTSELHRPPTSQIYRTPICDIHRSPTNQIYGRSESELTRWVTNQIYQPPTSRIHLSPTSQIHLSSTSAIHTEPTSEMHRQSTSQVQPEPRSEIQASSTSQIYRPSTSAIHPEPTSESHRQPTSQVHPQPTNEEHELSTSQIHRTSTSQTHRPSSSEMLRPPTSQIYRPPICDILRSPSNQIYGRSVRELNRWATNETYRPPTSQIYRPPRHETFRSSTEQMYGRSIREILLSATNEIYQPSTSQIRRSPTSQIHRPSTSAIHPEPISEMHRQSISQVQPEPTSEIQAPSSSQIHRPSTSQTHRPYTSEIQPEPRSETHLEDTSEIHTSNLITQSCLTKLKLILQRSNRKALFIMLGLIMAQHLSGNFITVQDLQLVLKEAKVVNDLYGGMIAIQFIKFLSNGLTMFMVDLVGRRKLLILSTFGSSLTLTIRATYLLLGMFKIDVSIVSLLPVIDLIIYQVLFQIGLGTLPYVLLCELFPTELMGFVAAIIVIFDYIIGFSVSKLHLEILDKIGLCVTSYIFAIACSTTFLMVGLWVPETKGRTYQQIEALLDDTPSEN, from the exons GATCGCGAGAGATTGTCTGAGAGCGAAGTTATATTTCTTGCCCCATCTTCGGTGGTAAGAGAATCTCGTAGTCGCTTCAATCCAGAATGGCGGCAATGCCTATCAATTACTGTTG CAACGTTAACCATGTTGCTAGTCGGTACAGTCAACGGATGGACACTGGCTTCTGTTCGCACGGAAATAGTCAAAGCCCGCAGAATACCGCTAAGGTTAATATACGACGAAAGTTCATGGATCGTTCCTTTGACAGGAATGATCGGTTCACTTGTGGCTGCCCAGTTGGCCGATCGCAAGGGTCGTAAATACTGCCTCTTTCTATCCAGCATAATGTTCACCTTAGGCTGGTTCATCATCTACACCGAAACTAGCAGCCCAATGACATACCTTGCTTGGGTGATTCTCGGTATAGCCGTTGGTATTGCCCATACGATAAATCCAATGTACGTGTCAGAAATCGCCGACATCAACCACAGAGGCGCTCTAAGTACTATAATCACAGCGAACTTTTTCATCGGGAAACTGGTAACCTGCATCGTACCACTCTTGCTGACGAACAAGCCACTCCTGTTGTTTCTTGTAACAGTATCCTTTATATCCTTGTGGCTGAATACGTGTTTCCCCGAAACTCCGTATTTCTTGGCGGCAAAAGGTAAAAAGCAGGAAGCATGCAAGTCGATACAATATTACAAAGGCATTGTAGATCCCCAAAGAGTGAATGTCGAACTACGTGCTCTACGTGCACAAGCCAGAAACAAATCACACCTACAATCCAGTTACGAATTAGAACAACAACCCAGAGGCGATTTACACTCACAATCCATACCCTCAATACACTCAGAAGTCATATTCGAAAAGCACCCGCAACCCACAGGTGAAGTACGCTTACAACACTCGCGCGACACACCCGAATTACCCCTACAACCCCAGCGCGAATTACGCTCTCAATCCACAAGCGAATTACACCGACCACCTACAAGCCAAATATACCGAACACCCATATGCGACATACACCGATCACCCACAAACCAAATATACGGACGATCCGAAAGCGAGTTAACCCGATGGGTCACAAACCAAATATACCAACCACCTACAAGCCGAATACACCTGTCACCAACAAGCCAAATACATCTATCATCCACAAGCGCAATACACACAGAACCCACAAGCGAAATGCACCGACAATCCACAAGCCAGGTACAGCCAGAACCCAGAAGCGAAATACAAGCATCATCCACAAGCCAAATATATCGACCATCTACAAGCGCAATACACCCAGAACCCACAAGCGAATCGCACCGACAACCCACAAGCCAGGTACACCCACAGCCCACAAACGAAGAACATGAACTATCCACAAGTCAAATACATAGAACATCTACAAGCCAAACGCACCGACCATCCTCAAGCGAAATGCTACGACCACCTACAAGCCAAATATACCGACCACCCATATGCGACATACTCCGATCACCCTCAAATCAAATATACGGACGATCCGTACGCGAGTTAAACCGATGGGCCACAAACGAAACATACCGACCACCTACAAGCCAAATATACCGACCACCCAGACACGAAACATTTCGATCATCCACAGAACAAATGTACGGACGATCCATACGCGAAATACTCCTATCTGCCACAAACGAAATATACCAACCATCCACAAGCCAAATACGACGATCACCCACAAGCCAAATACATCGACCATCTACAAGCGCAATACACCCAGAACCTATAAGCGAAATGCACCGACAATCCATAAGCCAGGTACAACCAGAACCCACAAGCGAAATACAAGCACCATCCTCAAGCCAAATACATCGACCATCTACAAGCCAAACGCACCGACCATACACAAGCGAAATACAACCAGAACCCAGAAGCGAAACACACTTGGAAGACACAAGCGAAATACACACAAGCAATTTAATCACACAATCCTGTTTAACCAAGCTGAAATTAATACTACAACGAAGCAACCGGAAAGCTCTGTTTATCATGCTTGGCTTGATTATGGCACAACATCTTAGCGGAAACTTCATCACTGTGCAGGATTTGCAACTGGttttaaaagaagcaaaagTCGTTAACGATCTATACGGAGGGATGATTGCCATCCAGTTTATCAAGTTTCTATCTAACGGTTTAACCATGTTTATGGTGGATTTGGTTGGAAGGAGAAAACTTTTGATTCTATCTACGTTTGGGTCGAGTCTTACATTGACTATTCGAGCAACTTATCTTTTGTTAGGTATGTTTAAGATTGACGTTTCCATCGTCTCTCTGCTTCCCGTTATCGACTTAATTATATATCAAGTACTGTTTCAAATTGGTTTAGGTACATTACCCTATGTTCTCCTATGCGAGTTATTTCCTACGGAACTAATGGGGTTTGTTGCTGCCATCATTGTGATTTTCGATTATATAATTGGCTTTTCCGTGTCGAAACTGCATCTAGAGATTCTCGATAAGATAGGGTTGTGCGTGACTTCCTACATCTTCGCTATAGCATGCAGTACGACATTTCTGATGGTGGGGCTATGGGTACCGGAAACGAAAGGAAGAACATATCAGCAGATTGAAGCGCTTCTAGATG ATACCCctagtgaaaattaa